The genomic window TCATCGCCAAGGGGATACGGAAGTACCTAGCAGCAGAGCGTCCGCACGATTGGCTTTTTAACGGCAAAGAGGCCGACGGGCGTTACAGCTCCAAGGGTTTGAGCTGGATTATGCGCGAAACGTTGAAGAAGTCGTCGATTAAAAAGAAGGTAAACCTGCACTCGCTGCGGCATAGCTACGCAACACACCTGCTCGAGCAGGGCGCTAGTATCGTAACCGTTAAGGAGCTGCTAGGTCATGCCGACATAGCGACTACCATGGTCTATTTGCACGTAGCACAATGCGAAAAGGTTAAGGCGCATAGCCCGTTCGACCGACTTTATTCGACCCCAAAATGCAGCGACCGCCATTCGAACTAGCCGATGTGATCCATCGTTTTGGAGCCCGTTTTGTTGAGCGGTGCAAGCCCAATGCCTTCCAGGTGGGAACGCTCAGCGCGTTGGCTCGATGCCGAACCTCCGCTTTGGGCGGGCACGTTGAGCGGTGCAGCTGCTGCAAAAAGGAGCGTATCAGCTACAATAGCTGCCGTAATCGGCATTGCCCCAAGTGCCAACTATCCAACCAGGCCCTTTGGGTTGACGATTGCATTGCCAACACGCTCAGGTGTAAACACTTCCACTTGGTGTTCACCGTTCCGGAGGAGCTTAACGCTCTTTCGATGCTTGACAGCAGGGCTTTTTATAGCCGTATGTTCGAGTCTGTTTGGGACGTGCTGCGCACCTTTGGGTACTCTCATTTTGGCGTTGAGAGCGGGGCCATCTGCGTTCTGCATACCTGGGGGCAGAATCTGGTGCTGCATCCGCACATCCACTGTATTGTTCCGGCTGCAGGGCTAAACCTGCATGGTGAGCTCAAACATACCGGTAAAAACGGACGATACCTCTACCCGGTAAAGCAGCTGAGCAGCGCCTTTCGCACCAGCCTGCTAAAACGGCTGAAGGCGGACCTAAAAAAGGCCAACCTGCTTGACACTTACAAGCCCACCCTGGAAAAGACTAGGGCCAAGGAGTGGGTTGTGCACTGCGAGCCTGCGCTGGGAAAGGCGGAGCGTGTAATTCGCTACCTGGGCCAATACATCCATCGTGTGGCCATTTCAAATCAGCGCATTCTGAATATCGACGATGATAACGTTACTTTCCAATACAAGGATTACGCAGACTGTGAAAAATCGAAAGTAATGACGATTAGCGGCGTGGAGTTTTTACGCCGTTTCTGCCTGCATATCTTACCAAAACGATTTGTGAAAATCCGTCGCTACGGAATCTACGGCAATCGCTACAAGCGCCAAATGCGCAGAGCCTTTGGTGCTGACGATTCTCTGCCACCCGAAACGCGCAAAGAGAGGCTGCAACGGGTCTTGGGGTCTGACCCGTTGCAATGTCCGTACTGCAAAAAGGGGCAGATGGTTCGCGTTGATGTTCTACCCCGAATTCGTTCGCCGAGCGCTACCTCCTTTCGTCTATTGGAAAAGGTTTTAGCTTA from Candidatus Cloacimonadota bacterium includes these protein-coding regions:
- a CDS encoding IS91 family transposase; this encodes MQRPPFELADVIHRFGARFVERCKPNAFQVGTLSALARCRTSALGGHVERCSCCKKERISYNSCRNRHCPKCQLSNQALWVDDCIANTLRCKHFHLVFTVPEELNALSMLDSRAFYSRMFESVWDVLRTFGYSHFGVESGAICVLHTWGQNLVLHPHIHCIVPAAGLNLHGELKHTGKNGRYLYPVKQLSSAFRTSLLKRLKADLKKANLLDTYKPTLEKTRAKEWVVHCEPALGKAERVIRYLGQYIHRVAISNQRILNIDDDNVTFQYKDYADCEKSKVMTISGVEFLRRFCLHILPKRFVKIRRYGIYGNRYKRQMRRAFGADDSLPPETRKERLQRVLGSDPLQCPYCKKGQMVRVDVLPRIRSPSATSFRLLEKVLA